One Paraburkholderia aromaticivorans genomic region harbors:
- a CDS encoding LysR family transcriptional regulator, translated as MTPTELFALLPDMAVFARVVDAGNFSVAARQLGSTPSTVSRQIKRLEDALATRLLERSTRTVRVTESGAQVVRFCRDVVSAASGAVDAAGQLAGRPQGKVSVSAPTQFAKSVIHPLIAGLLRAYDEVDLQLLFTDHDVDPLADDVDLVIRLTEHPPQGLAGRRLGAVRWLLVATPAYLRERGTPAQPRDLQKHACIYLGETADDNRWRFRRGTETQSVDVKGRYIANHAGARLEAALQDFGIACVPEFAAAESLQSGELVQVLPDWNLEARAYVGWVWLLYPPNRFLPPKVRALIDYLVEHLHDTLDIA; from the coding sequence ATGACCCCAACCGAGCTTTTCGCCTTGCTGCCTGACATGGCGGTTTTTGCGCGCGTCGTCGACGCCGGCAACTTCTCGGTGGCGGCGCGGCAACTCGGCAGCACGCCGTCGACGGTCAGCCGTCAGATCAAGCGGCTCGAAGACGCGCTGGCGACCCGGTTGCTCGAGCGCTCCACGCGCACGGTGCGGGTGACGGAATCGGGTGCCCAAGTGGTGCGATTCTGTCGCGACGTGGTGAGCGCCGCGTCGGGCGCGGTCGACGCCGCCGGGCAACTGGCCGGCAGACCGCAAGGCAAGGTGAGCGTGAGTGCGCCGACCCAGTTCGCGAAGTCCGTGATTCACCCGCTCATTGCCGGCCTCCTGCGCGCTTACGACGAAGTGGACCTGCAACTCCTGTTCACCGACCACGACGTCGACCCGCTCGCCGACGATGTCGATCTGGTGATCCGCCTGACCGAGCATCCACCGCAGGGACTCGCGGGGCGCCGATTGGGCGCGGTGCGCTGGCTGCTAGTGGCGACGCCGGCGTATTTGCGCGAGCGCGGCACACCGGCGCAGCCGCGCGATCTGCAGAAGCACGCATGCATCTACCTCGGCGAGACTGCCGACGACAACCGCTGGCGCTTTCGCCGCGGCACGGAGACACAGAGCGTCGACGTGAAGGGTCGCTATATCGCCAATCATGCCGGCGCGCGACTCGAAGCCGCGCTGCAGGACTTCGGCATCGCGTGCGTACCGGAATTTGCAGCCGCGGAATCGCTGCAGAGCGGCGAGCTCGTGCAGGTCTTGCCCGACTGGAATCTCGAAGCGCGCGCCTACGTGGGCTGGGTGTGGCTGCTGTATCCACCGAATCGTTTCCTGCCTCCGAAGGTGAGAGCGTTGATCGACTACCTCGTCGAGCATCTTCACGACACGCTCGATATCGCGTGA
- a CDS encoding asparaginase, with the protein MSMRETGPIAATVYRGASIENTHLAHVAVVDASGRLLASFGDPSRMTLARSAAKPAQALAVLETGALERFGFDEADLALMCGSHSSEARHIERTRQMLAKAQASEADLRCGGHPPLSDAVYIDWLKRDFKPSGVCSNCSGKHAGMLAGAQSIGASIEGYERPDHPLQVRVRHTVADVCDLPDDAVHWATDGCNLPTPAFPLDRLARLFAKLAAAEDEVSSNAPSVTTRTTALARIYRAMTTYPEWVAGEGRFCTRLMQAFDGALVGKVGADGSYAIGVRASKQTERAGAQGALGIAVKIEDGNVGVLYAVVAELLALLDIGTPNQRAKLGAFHAPKMLNTMGIPTSRITFSVALKRAPDAAIQ; encoded by the coding sequence ATGAGCATGCGCGAAACCGGGCCGATTGCGGCGACTGTTTATCGTGGCGCTTCGATTGAGAACACGCATCTGGCGCACGTCGCAGTGGTCGACGCGAGTGGCCGACTGCTGGCCTCATTCGGCGATCCGTCGCGCATGACGCTAGCGCGCTCCGCGGCGAAGCCCGCGCAAGCGTTGGCGGTGTTGGAGACCGGCGCATTGGAGCGTTTCGGTTTCGACGAAGCCGACCTTGCGCTGATGTGCGGCTCGCACAGCAGCGAGGCGCGCCACATCGAGCGGACGCGACAGATGCTGGCCAAGGCGCAGGCGAGCGAAGCCGACTTGCGCTGCGGCGGGCATCCACCGTTATCCGACGCCGTCTACATCGACTGGCTCAAACGCGACTTCAAGCCGAGTGGCGTGTGCAGCAATTGCTCCGGCAAACACGCGGGCATGCTGGCCGGCGCGCAATCGATCGGCGCATCGATAGAGGGGTATGAGCGGCCCGACCATCCATTGCAGGTGCGAGTAAGACACACGGTCGCGGACGTCTGCGATTTACCCGACGACGCGGTGCACTGGGCGACAGACGGTTGCAATCTACCGACGCCGGCCTTTCCGCTGGACCGCCTCGCACGCCTGTTCGCGAAGCTAGCCGCCGCAGAAGACGAGGTCTCGTCGAACGCGCCGTCCGTCACAACGCGCACGACGGCGCTCGCCCGAATCTACCGCGCGATGACAACCTATCCGGAATGGGTAGCGGGCGAGGGCCGCTTCTGCACGCGGTTGATGCAGGCTTTCGACGGCGCGCTGGTCGGCAAGGTCGGCGCGGACGGCAGCTATGCGATAGGCGTCCGGGCATCGAAGCAGACAGAGAGGGCAGGCGCGCAAGGCGCGCTGGGCATCGCGGTAAAAATCGAGGACGGCAACGTTGGCGTACTGTATGCGGTGGTGGCGGAACTGCTAGCGTTGCTAGACATAGGGACACCGAACCAGCGCGCAAAACTCGGAGCGTTCCACGCACCAAAGATGTTGAACACCATGGGCATCCCAACGAGCCGAATAACATTTTCGGTCGCACTCAAACGCGCACCGGACGCCGCCATTCAATGA
- a CDS encoding IS3 family transposase (programmed frameshift), translating into MKRYSAETREWVIKQMMPPFNRAVVELAGATGITTVTLRTWRQHARDAGVFMPGNGRTSDQWSSADKFRVVLETASLNEAETSQYCRSKGIYPEQIRQWREACEQANVAPETKPTAAQRNEAKAAHKRIRELERQLRRSDAARAEAAALLNLRKKAEANLGQGRGRLISSPDRDEAMQLIDEAVQHGARRSRACEQLGLSVRSVQRWRLSPQDGRTQVKRAAPPNKLSEAERQAVLDAANRPGYASLTPHQIVPKLADEGIYLASESTFYRVLKAAGQSQRRGRARAPRRRTLTTHCAQGPNQVWCWDITWMPTTVRGRYFYWYMMKDIYSRKLVMNEVWEQESAEHASVLLAKGCLREGLAGRPLVLHSDNGSAMKGATMRAAMIDLGVQPSFSRPRVSNDNAFAESLFRTAKYCPLWPEQPFDTLEAAREWVQRFVQWYNEEHCHSGLKYVSPGQRHRGEANDLLARRRALYRSARMQNPARWSGAIRNWHLTDAVYLNPERTSASAKMYRQAA; encoded by the exons ATGAAACGCTATTCAGCGGAAACCCGGGAGTGGGTAATCAAACAGATGATGCCGCCGTTTAATCGTGCGGTCGTTGAGCTGGCGGGAGCGACGGGCATCACCACGGTGACGCTACGGACCTGGCGGCAACATGCAAGGGATGCAGGGGTATTCATGCCGGGTAATGGCAGAACCAGCGATCAGTGGTCAAGCGCCGACAAGTTCAGGGTGGTGCTGGAGACGGCGTCGCTCAACGAGGCCGAGACCTCCCAGTACTGTCGCAGCAAGGGCATCTATCCGGAGCAGATCCGGCAGTGGCGCGAGGCGTGCGAGCAGGCCAACGTAGCGCCTGAAACAAAGCCAACGGCTGCCCAGCGCAATGAAGCAAAGGCCGCTCACAAACGCATCCGTGAGCTGGAGCGCCAGCTCAGGCGCAGCGATGCCGCGCGGGCGGAGGCAGCGGCGTTGCTGAACCTGCGAAAAAAAGCCGAAGCGA ATCTGGGGCAAGGAAGAGGAAGACTGATCAGCAGCCCGGATCGCGATGAAGCCATGCAGTTGATCGATGAAGCGGTACAGCATGGGGCACGCCGCTCGCGTGCATGCGAGCAGTTGGGGCTCAGCGTGCGCAGTGTCCAGCGCTGGCGCCTGTCGCCGCAGGACGGGCGCACCCAGGTGAAGCGTGCGGCACCGCCCAACAAGCTCAGTGAGGCCGAGCGTCAGGCCGTGCTCGACGCAGCCAACCGCCCGGGCTACGCGAGTCTGACGCCGCACCAGATTGTGCCGAAACTGGCGGATGAAGGGATTTATCTGGCATCCGAATCGACGTTTTACCGGGTGCTGAAAGCGGCAGGACAAAGCCAGCGTCGAGGCCGTGCGCGAGCCCCGCGACGACGCACGCTCACGACGCATTGTGCGCAGGGTCCGAATCAGGTGTGGTGCTGGGATATTACGTGGATGCCGACCACAGTCAGGGGCCGGTACTTCTACTGGTACATGATGAAGGACATCTACAGCCGCAAACTGGTGATGAACGAGGTCTGGGAGCAGGAGTCGGCCGAGCATGCGAGCGTCCTGCTGGCCAAGGGATGTTTGCGTGAAGGCCTCGCCGGGCGGCCGCTGGTGCTGCATTCGGATAACGGCAGTGCGATGAAAGGTGCCACCATGCGCGCGGCGATGATCGATCTCGGTGTGCAGCCTTCGTTCAGCCGGCCGCGCGTGAGCAACGACAACGCGTTTGCCGAGTCGCTATTCCGCACGGCAAAGTACTGTCCGTTGTGGCCCGAGCAGCCGTTCGACACGCTGGAGGCGGCTCGGGAATGGGTGCAGCGCTTCGTGCAGTGGTACAACGAAGAGCACTGCCACAGCGGCCTGAAGTATGTCAGCCCGGGCCAGCGGCATCGCGGCGAAGCCAACGACCTGCTGGCCCGACGGCGTGCGCTGTACCGCAGCGCGCGCATGCAAAACCCGGCGCGCTGGTCAGGGGCCATCCGCAACTGGCACCTGACAGACGCGGTCTATCTGAATCCGGAACGAACCTCGGCCTCAGCCAAAATGTACAGGCAGGCAGCGTAA
- a CDS encoding chemotaxis protein encodes MAVDNRANDERSNLTSSNKFELLLYRLGSVPGSDAHELYGINVFKVREISTMPTVTPIAGSSPFVMGAVDIRGQIIPVIDLPRLMGCEPTRGLNILLVTEFARSTQAFAVEEVDDIVRLEWNQVLSAEGAAGGNLVTSIARIDGNTGDSRLAQVIDVEQVLRDVFPSQHPSVDPTSVGEALGIPRGAKILAADDSGFARKLIEQALSAIGADYVMTKTGEEAWNTLQQIAREAQANGTRVKDSIALVLTDLEMPEMDGFMLTRQIKADERTRDIPVIIHSSLTGAANEAHVKNAGANGYVAKFAASELADAIRNAIGVVGAKVAA; translated from the coding sequence ATGGCAGTAGACAACCGCGCGAACGATGAACGCAGCAATCTGACGAGTTCCAACAAGTTCGAATTGTTGCTGTACCGCTTGGGCTCCGTGCCAGGCAGCGACGCGCACGAGCTTTATGGCATCAACGTCTTCAAGGTGCGGGAAATCTCGACGATGCCCACGGTTACGCCGATCGCCGGTTCGTCGCCGTTCGTAATGGGCGCTGTGGATATTCGCGGCCAGATCATTCCTGTGATCGACTTGCCGCGCCTGATGGGGTGTGAGCCGACGCGCGGGCTGAATATTTTGCTGGTGACGGAGTTTGCGCGGTCGACCCAGGCGTTTGCCGTTGAAGAGGTCGACGATATCGTGCGGCTGGAGTGGAATCAGGTTTTGTCCGCCGAAGGTGCGGCTGGGGGCAATCTGGTTACCAGCATTGCGCGGATCGATGGGAATACCGGTGATTCGCGGTTGGCCCAGGTGATCGATGTCGAGCAGGTGTTGCGCGATGTGTTTCCGTCACAGCATCCTAGTGTGGATCCGACATCCGTTGGAGAGGCGTTGGGGATTCCGCGTGGGGCGAAGATTCTGGCGGCTGATGATTCCGGGTTTGCTCGTAAGCTCATCGAGCAGGCTTTGAGTGCTATCGGGGCGGATTATGTGATGACGAAGACCGGGGAAGAGGCCTGGAATACCTTGCAGCAGATTGCGCGCGAGGCGCAGGCTAATGGGACTCGTGTCAAGGATAGTATTGCGCTTGTTTTGACGGATCTTGAGATGCCTGAGATGGATGGGTTTATGCTCACTCGACAGATCAAAGCTGATGAGCGGACTAGGGATATTCCGGTGATTATTCATTCTTCTCTTACCGGGGCCGCTAATGAGGCGCATGTGAAGAATGCCGGGGCTAATGGGTATGTGGCGAAGTTCGCTGCTTCGGAGTTGGCGGATGCTATTCGGAATGCGATTGGGGTTGTGGGGGCGAAGGTTGCTGCTTGA
- a CDS encoding DUF4142 domain-containing protein yields the protein MIRLPLATITSACMAGLLVVAGAANAQTTPAAPAAAAADAGRLHAADQTFIADGTKAVATQRDAARIATSRSTDRDVKAFAERVSTDNAKISDALRAASPRGVDVPKNDPDAAMLASINNLRGADFDKAYIEQVALAGEQKALSAFQAEIASGRDEQLKDAAKKALPTIQEHYAMAQDLAKRKHLPTAQ from the coding sequence ATGATCCGCTTGCCTCTCGCCACTATCACCAGCGCCTGCATGGCTGGACTGCTCGTCGTCGCCGGCGCGGCCAACGCTCAAACAACGCCGGCAGCACCGGCAGCGGCCGCGGCAGACGCCGGCCGTCTGCATGCCGCCGACCAGACGTTCATCGCGGACGGCACCAAGGCCGTCGCGACGCAACGCGACGCCGCGCGCATCGCGACCTCGCGCTCGACCGACCGCGACGTCAAGGCCTTCGCCGAACGCGTCTCCACCGACAACGCGAAGATCTCCGACGCGCTGCGGGCGGCCAGCCCGCGCGGCGTCGATGTGCCGAAGAACGATCCCGACGCAGCGATGCTTGCTAGCATCAACAACCTGCGTGGCGCCGACTTCGACAAGGCCTATATCGAACAGGTCGCGCTCGCCGGCGAACAGAAAGCGCTGTCGGCATTCCAGGCGGAAATCGCTTCGGGCCGCGACGAACAGTTGAAGGACGCGGCGAAGAAGGCATTGCCGACAATCCAGGAACACTACGCAATGGCGCAGGATCTTGCCAAGCGTAAGCACCTGCCGACCGCGCAGTAA
- a CDS encoding tetratricopeptide repeat protein codes for MSKPANLPQQLDHMFRQAVALQQNGAFAEAEELYREILELKPRHFDALQLLGALALQAGRLQEGVELLRKALAVNAKQAPLHSNLAYALNALQRFDEALASADRALALQPKFPDALNNRGNAQAGLNRPLDALGSFDRAIASSPDFAQAWNNRACVLRDLGRPADALASCDHALALQPNYPDAWSNRGNAFSDLNQPEEAERSYRRALELAPAFADAWNNLGLTQIDLNQHAQALVSYERALAVNPDAAETHWNESLCLLQMGQLEAGWPKYEWRWERNRIKASRRSFAQPRWHGDFSIDGKTILLHAEQGLGDTLQFCRYAALVSKLGAKVVLEVPSELMRLMSTLDGVDQLIEAGQTLPSFDCHCPLLSLPLAFKTGLDSIPSTTPYLFADAEAARQWRDRLHAQADGRLKVGLVWAGGNRPHVAELRKNDARRSIAFARLAPLLDVPNVQFFSLQKGSAAQQLRDAESGGRVIDYTEELDDFADTAALVANLDLVISVDTSTAHLAGALDQPVWILNRFDTCWRWMLERADTPWYPRARLFRQPALGDWDSVIQAARDALNAWAADATHPR; via the coding sequence ATGAGCAAGCCTGCCAATCTGCCGCAACAGTTGGACCACATGTTCCGGCAAGCCGTCGCGCTTCAGCAGAACGGCGCATTCGCCGAGGCCGAAGAACTCTATCGCGAGATTCTCGAACTCAAGCCCCGTCACTTCGACGCGCTGCAATTGCTCGGTGCGTTGGCGCTGCAAGCGGGGCGCCTGCAAGAAGGCGTCGAGTTACTCAGAAAAGCGCTTGCCGTCAACGCGAAACAGGCGCCGCTTCATTCCAATCTCGCCTATGCGTTGAACGCCTTGCAGCGTTTCGACGAAGCCCTCGCGAGTGCCGATCGTGCACTGGCCTTGCAGCCCAAATTCCCCGACGCCTTGAACAACCGCGGCAACGCGCAAGCCGGCCTGAATCGGCCACTCGATGCGCTCGGCAGCTTCGATCGCGCGATTGCGTCCAGCCCGGATTTCGCTCAGGCCTGGAACAATCGCGCGTGCGTGCTGCGCGATCTGGGCCGTCCCGCCGATGCGCTCGCAAGTTGCGATCACGCGCTCGCGCTGCAACCGAATTATCCGGATGCGTGGAGCAATCGCGGCAACGCGTTCAGCGATCTGAACCAGCCGGAAGAAGCGGAACGCAGCTACCGTCGCGCGCTCGAATTGGCGCCGGCATTCGCCGATGCCTGGAACAACCTCGGCCTCACGCAGATCGATCTCAACCAGCACGCGCAAGCGCTCGTGAGTTACGAACGCGCGCTTGCCGTGAATCCTGATGCTGCGGAAACACATTGGAATGAATCACTGTGCCTGCTGCAAATGGGACAGCTCGAAGCCGGCTGGCCAAAATATGAATGGCGCTGGGAGCGCAACCGCATCAAGGCAAGCCGGCGCAGTTTTGCGCAGCCGCGTTGGCACGGCGATTTTTCGATCGACGGCAAGACGATTCTGCTACACGCGGAACAGGGCCTCGGTGACACGCTACAGTTTTGCCGCTACGCCGCGCTGGTGTCGAAACTCGGCGCGAAGGTCGTGCTCGAAGTGCCGTCCGAATTGATGCGTCTCATGTCCACGCTCGACGGTGTGGACCAGTTGATCGAAGCCGGCCAAACGCTGCCGTCGTTCGATTGTCATTGTCCGCTGCTGAGTCTGCCGCTCGCATTCAAGACCGGCCTCGACAGCATTCCATCGACAACGCCTTATCTCTTCGCGGATGCCGAAGCAGCTCGCCAATGGCGTGACCGGCTTCACGCGCAAGCAGACGGCCGCCTCAAAGTCGGACTCGTGTGGGCAGGCGGAAACCGTCCGCATGTCGCGGAACTTCGCAAGAACGATGCGCGTCGTTCGATCGCATTCGCACGACTCGCGCCGCTTCTCGACGTGCCGAACGTGCAGTTCTTTAGCCTGCAAAAAGGATCGGCGGCGCAGCAGCTTAGAGACGCCGAGTCGGGCGGCCGCGTGATCGATTACACGGAAGAACTCGACGACTTTGCCGACACCGCGGCATTGGTGGCGAATCTCGATCTGGTGATTTCGGTGGATACGTCCACCGCGCATCTGGCCGGCGCGCTCGACCAGCCGGTCTGGATTCTGAACCGCTTCGACACCTGCTGGCGCTGGATGCTGGAGCGCGCCGACACGCCGTGGTATCCGCGTGCCCGGTTGTTCAGGCAACCGGCGCTCGGCGATTGGGACAGTGTGATCCAGGCCGCGCGCGACGCGCTGAACGCATGGGCAGCGGACGCGACGCATCCACGATAA